From Micrococcus porci, one genomic window encodes:
- a CDS encoding ATP-dependent helicase: MSTTPHPSEPRTEPTPQAADADPADLAALLAEPDEEPPHAAPVPARLVRGVGQDRAGVVLTVEQEAVAGLGEGHGAHLVLGAPGTGRSTVAVEYAARRLEAGLDPESLLVLAPSREAAARLRDALTERLAAAGHGTRAVTPVRTWASYAFDLIRRARVTGPLRGLSRPPRLLSGAEQDTVIAELLDTYAAGLAPAPEWPRDVAQAVDTRGFRREVRELVDRMSEFGVEPGVLQELGRRHGRPVWEAAAELVQDYRDRLDLGMAEAFDAAGLISTAVRLLTERFPDDPERDAAALAFAEAEQARLRAIVVDDLQEAGPAVHDLLVHLGRGRDVLLTASPDTTVQGFRGARPDLVSRYPAALDPDAVPGASSPDPDARTHVLTAGHRMSAGVQEGWLRAARRIRQRTVGVELTRTRTVPAGEGGAVEGHAVPSRAHEDQLVLERVLRVHHEDGVPLDGLAVIARSGARAAALGRHLEAAGVPVRREAAGEVLKDEPAVAPLLTLLRAVSDQAEDPEAGVALEADEAVALLRGPYGRATALNIRRLRQDLLAAERARGGRRTSDELLVAAFGDPALAGEETDRHRALRRLAWMHRDGLAAAREPGATAETVLWAVWAASGRADRWRAAALGRAEGAEGRREARRADADLDAVVALFRIAERFVDQFPGAAPADFSRYMESQDLPMDTLARRAETGDAVHVLTPAGAAGREWDTVIVVGLQEGAWPNTALRGQLLGATDLTDLLTAAAVDGAWPTDHRTRLAEVRQDELRMLAAAVSRARRRVVATAVRNEDETPSDFLDLLDPVADVAAGRPLTEVPLPLTAAALVAAARRRLEAPDLPEALVGLEDPAAAAVLAALAEDGVAAAAPDRWWGLAPLSTDAPLTDITAEPVRLSPSRAQTALENPLNWLLYHVGAQAGGTLAQSIGVLVHSVAEHHPDGEPGAVRAELERRLPELGLPEGWTTDLQHARARRLVEAYIRYWSQMRAEGRRPVAQEVALHVPLAWGDERVEISGVIDRLEVDATGRPYVVDLKTGSSKPDTAELERLPQLAAYQVAVRARGLELLAEDPATDPALRRALSAIEAPAEPGGAALVQLGAATKTKATVQPQPAVTADDDWALDQVFTAARRTVGPRFLAVHRPGVRCALPSVCPLCTEGRQATEWHR, translated from the coding sequence ATGAGCACCACCCCGCACCCGTCCGAGCCCCGGACGGAGCCGACGCCGCAGGCCGCCGACGCCGACCCGGCGGACCTCGCCGCGCTCCTGGCCGAGCCGGACGAGGAGCCGCCGCACGCCGCGCCCGTGCCCGCGCGCCTGGTGCGCGGCGTGGGGCAGGACCGCGCCGGCGTCGTGCTCACCGTCGAGCAGGAGGCGGTGGCCGGGCTGGGGGAGGGCCACGGTGCCCACCTGGTGCTCGGGGCGCCCGGCACGGGGCGGAGCACCGTGGCCGTGGAATACGCCGCCCGGCGGCTCGAGGCGGGCCTCGATCCGGAGTCGCTGCTCGTGCTCGCACCCAGCCGCGAGGCCGCGGCCCGCCTCCGGGACGCCCTGACGGAGCGGCTGGCCGCCGCCGGGCACGGCACCCGCGCCGTGACGCCCGTGCGCACCTGGGCCTCCTACGCGTTCGACCTCATCCGGCGCGCCCGCGTCACCGGGCCCCTGCGCGGGCTCTCCCGCCCGCCGCGGCTGCTCTCCGGTGCGGAGCAGGACACGGTGATCGCGGAGCTCCTGGACACCTACGCCGCCGGCCTCGCCCCGGCGCCGGAGTGGCCGCGGGACGTCGCGCAGGCCGTCGACACCCGCGGCTTCCGGCGGGAGGTCCGCGAGCTCGTGGACCGCATGAGCGAGTTCGGCGTGGAGCCGGGCGTCCTCCAGGAGCTCGGCCGCCGGCACGGCCGCCCGGTCTGGGAGGCCGCCGCCGAGCTGGTCCAGGACTACCGGGACCGCCTGGACCTGGGCATGGCGGAGGCGTTCGACGCCGCCGGGCTCATCTCCACCGCCGTCCGCCTGCTCACGGAGCGCTTCCCGGACGACCCGGAGCGCGACGCCGCGGCCCTCGCCTTCGCCGAGGCGGAGCAGGCACGGCTCCGGGCGATCGTGGTGGACGACCTGCAGGAGGCGGGTCCCGCCGTGCACGACCTCCTCGTCCACCTCGGCCGGGGCCGGGACGTCCTCCTCACCGCCTCGCCGGACACGACCGTCCAGGGCTTCCGCGGCGCCCGCCCCGACCTGGTCTCCCGGTACCCCGCCGCCCTGGATCCCGATGCCGTCCCCGGGGCGTCGTCGCCCGACCCCGACGCGCGGACCCACGTGCTCACGGCGGGGCACCGCATGAGCGCGGGCGTCCAGGAGGGCTGGCTCCGCGCCGCCCGTCGCATCCGCCAGCGGACGGTCGGCGTGGAGCTCACCCGCACCCGCACCGTCCCCGCGGGGGAGGGCGGCGCCGTCGAGGGGCACGCGGTCCCCTCGCGTGCCCACGAGGACCAGCTCGTCCTGGAGCGGGTGCTGCGCGTCCACCACGAGGACGGCGTCCCCCTGGACGGGCTCGCGGTGATCGCCCGCTCCGGCGCCCGCGCCGCCGCGCTGGGGCGTCACCTGGAGGCGGCCGGCGTCCCCGTGCGCCGCGAGGCCGCCGGTGAGGTGCTCAAGGACGAGCCCGCCGTGGCGCCGCTGCTCACCCTGCTCCGGGCGGTCTCCGACCAGGCCGAGGACCCGGAGGCCGGCGTGGCGCTGGAGGCGGACGAGGCCGTCGCGCTGCTGCGCGGCCCCTATGGCCGCGCCACCGCCCTCAACATCCGCCGCCTGCGCCAGGACCTGCTCGCCGCCGAGCGGGCCCGTGGGGGCCGGCGCACCTCGGACGAGCTGCTCGTGGCGGCCTTCGGCGACCCGGCCCTCGCCGGTGAGGAGACGGACCGCCACCGGGCCCTGCGGCGCCTGGCCTGGATGCACCGGGACGGCCTCGCGGCCGCCCGGGAGCCCGGCGCCACCGCGGAGACCGTCCTCTGGGCCGTGTGGGCCGCCTCCGGCCGGGCCGACCGCTGGCGCGCCGCGGCCCTCGGCCGGGCGGAGGGCGCCGAGGGGCGGCGGGAGGCCCGCCGCGCGGACGCGGACCTCGACGCCGTCGTCGCGCTGTTCCGCATCGCTGAGCGGTTCGTGGACCAGTTCCCGGGCGCGGCGCCCGCCGACTTCTCCCGGTACATGGAGTCGCAGGACCTGCCCATGGACACCCTGGCCCGCCGGGCGGAGACCGGTGACGCCGTGCACGTGCTCACCCCGGCCGGCGCGGCGGGCCGGGAGTGGGACACGGTGATCGTCGTCGGGCTCCAGGAGGGGGCCTGGCCCAACACCGCCCTGCGCGGTCAGCTGCTGGGCGCCACGGACCTGACCGACCTGCTCACCGCGGCCGCCGTCGACGGCGCCTGGCCCACGGACCACCGGACCCGGCTCGCGGAGGTCCGGCAGGATGAGCTGCGGATGCTGGCCGCCGCGGTCTCACGGGCACGCCGGCGCGTCGTCGCCACCGCCGTGCGCAACGAGGACGAGACCCCCTCGGACTTCCTCGACCTGCTCGACCCCGTCGCGGACGTCGCCGCCGGCCGCCCGCTCACCGAGGTGCCCCTGCCCCTCACCGCCGCCGCCCTCGTGGCGGCGGCGCGTCGTCGGCTGGAGGCGCCGGACCTGCCGGAGGCCCTCGTGGGCCTGGAGGATCCGGCGGCCGCCGCGGTGCTCGCCGCCCTCGCCGAGGACGGCGTGGCCGCGGCCGCGCCCGACCGCTGGTGGGGACTCGCCCCGCTGTCCACGGACGCCCCGCTCACGGACATCACCGCGGAGCCCGTGCGCCTCTCGCCCTCGCGGGCTCAGACCGCCTTGGAGAACCCCCTGAACTGGCTCCTGTACCACGTGGGAGCCCAGGCCGGCGGCACGCTCGCCCAGTCGATCGGCGTCCTCGTGCACTCCGTGGCCGAGCACCACCCGGACGGAGAGCCCGGCGCCGTGCGTGCCGAGCTGGAGCGGCGGCTCCCGGAGCTGGGCCTGCCGGAGGGCTGGACCACCGACCTGCAGCACGCCCGCGCCCGCCGCCTCGTCGAGGCGTACATCCGCTACTGGTCACAGATGCGCGCGGAGGGTCGACGCCCCGTGGCGCAGGAGGTCGCCCTGCACGTCCCCCTCGCCTGGGGGGATGAGCGCGTGGAGATCTCCGGTGTGATCGACCGGCTCGAGGTCGACGCCACTGGCCGCCCCTACGTGGTCGACCTCAAGACCGGCTCCTCCAAGCCGGACACGGCGGAGCTCGAACGTCTCCCGCAGCTGGCCGCCTACCAGGTGGCCGTGCGCGCCCGCGGGCTGGAGCTGCTCGCCGAGGACCCCGCCACCGACCCCGCCCTGCGCCGGGCCCTGTCCGCGATCGAGGCCCCGGCCGAACCCGGGGGAGCGGCCCTCGTCCAGCTCGGCGCCGCCACCAAGACCAAGGCCACCGTCCAGCCCCAGCCGGCCGTCACCGCCGACGACGACTGGGCCCTCGACCAGGTGTTCACCGCGGCCCGCCGCACCGTGGGTCCGCGGTTCCTGGCCGTCCACCGGCCCGGGGTGCGCTGCGCCCTGCCGTCCGTCTGCCCGCTCTGCACCGAAGGAAGGCAGGCCACCGAATGGCATCGCTGA
- a CDS encoding MGMT family protein: MSPVPSTPPDPDPHLPTDGPVTLGEALAAAARLIPSGRAASYGALAGLLGRGGPRQAGRAMAESEPGTPWWRVVRADGSLPEPLRRQARERWAAEGTPVRGSGTVRDQRVDLAQAGWEPDAAARAALADLAARVG, from the coding sequence GTGAGCCCCGTCCCGTCCACCCCGCCCGACCCCGACCCCCACCTGCCGACGGACGGACCCGTCACCCTGGGGGAGGCGCTCGCGGCCGCCGCCCGGCTGATCCCCTCGGGGCGTGCCGCCTCCTACGGAGCCCTGGCCGGGCTCCTGGGCCGGGGCGGGCCCCGGCAGGCCGGGCGCGCGATGGCCGAGTCCGAGCCCGGGACGCCGTGGTGGCGCGTCGTCCGCGCCGACGGCTCCCTGCCCGAGCCTCTGCGGCGCCAGGCGCGGGAGCGCTGGGCGGCCGAGGGGACGCCGGTGCGCGGGTCCGGCACCGTCCGCGATCAGCGGGTGGACCTGGCCCAGGCCGGCTGGGAGCCCGACGCCGCCGCCCGCGCCGCGCTCGCAGACCTGGCCGCCCGCGTGGGCTGA
- a CDS encoding phosphotransferase, protein MHRQPLRLAALAAAAVPGLTPVSVEPSPDDSPDVAAALVVDDAGQRWLVRSPRSAEAGIRLETELQVLAGFDPHLRAGLPFRVPSVAGAVRIDGLRTFVYQALPGEPATLEQIGGLGDAAVQDLGRILAALHTLPLTVVEQADLPVYTADHVRERHLTELDRAAATGQVPPRLLRRWEETLEEADLWDFSPVPVHGDLHEDGLLVSRGRVVGVSGWTDLHVGDPAEDFAWLAAAEDPALPERVLAAYAERLDSEGAAAPDAHLLRRGALLAEFALARWLLRGVDRHDAETTADARALLTELAEAVGVAEATAPQAAPTADNVVGLHAAHDDRAPDWDEDDADGVVDVSDDDGRAGGTVSVLRPVD, encoded by the coding sequence GTGCATCGTCAGCCCCTCCGCCTCGCCGCCCTCGCCGCCGCCGCCGTGCCCGGCCTGACCCCCGTCTCCGTGGAGCCCAGCCCGGACGACTCGCCCGACGTCGCCGCCGCGCTCGTGGTGGACGACGCCGGCCAGCGCTGGCTGGTGCGCTCGCCGCGCTCCGCGGAGGCCGGCATCCGCCTCGAGACCGAGCTGCAGGTCCTCGCCGGCTTCGACCCGCACCTGCGCGCGGGGCTGCCGTTCCGCGTGCCCTCGGTGGCGGGCGCCGTGCGGATCGACGGGCTGCGCACCTTCGTCTACCAGGCCCTGCCCGGCGAGCCGGCCACGCTCGAGCAGATCGGCGGCCTCGGGGACGCGGCCGTCCAGGACCTGGGCCGCATCCTCGCCGCGCTGCACACGCTGCCCCTGACCGTGGTGGAGCAGGCGGACCTGCCGGTGTACACCGCGGACCATGTGCGCGAGCGGCACCTGACGGAGCTGGACCGGGCGGCGGCCACCGGGCAGGTGCCGCCGCGCCTGCTGCGCCGCTGGGAGGAGACGCTCGAGGAAGCGGACCTCTGGGACTTCTCGCCGGTCCCGGTGCACGGGGACCTGCACGAGGACGGCCTCCTGGTGTCCCGCGGCCGCGTGGTGGGGGTGTCCGGGTGGACGGACCTGCACGTGGGCGACCCGGCGGAGGACTTCGCCTGGCTGGCCGCCGCGGAGGACCCCGCCCTGCCCGAGCGCGTCCTGGCCGCCTACGCCGAGCGGCTGGACTCCGAGGGCGCGGCGGCCCCGGACGCGCACCTGCTGCGCCGCGGCGCGCTGCTGGCGGAGTTCGCGCTGGCGCGGTGGCTGCTGCGGGGCGTCGACCGCCACGACGCGGAGACGACCGCCGACGCGCGGGCCCTGCTCACCGAGCTGGCCGAGGCCGTCGGCGTCGCGGAGGCCACGGCTCCGCAGGCCGCCCCGACGGCGGACAACGTGGTCGGGCTGCACGCCGCCCACGACGACCGGGCCCCGGACTGGGACGAGGACGACGCGGACGGCGTCGTGGACGTCTCCGACGACGACGGCCGCGCCGGGGGCACCGTCAGCGTGCTGCGTCCGGTGGACTGA
- the nudC gene encoding NAD(+) diphosphatase, with amino-acid sequence MPVPSAPDAVPAALPHLTLAREALDRSGAEREDPGLLGRLAADPATGVLHLVGGRAPVRDGALVLVPPAGPFPPEAVFLGRRLTDAAAPSAAGRPLVLVARESAPGSSGDGGPTRPAEPTDAPTRDPLAGAAWLGLRDVAAGLSDADTGLFVEAVAIANWHAGHGFCSRCGGRTDTESAGWVRRCRDCSARHFPRTDPAVIMAVMDDQDRILLGSNAAWPAGRHSCLAGFVEPGESLEHAVAREVLEEAGIVVVDAAYRGSQPWPFPRSLMVGYRAHALPGQEPVADGHEIRSVRWFTRDELAAEVRAGAVTLPGAVSIARALIEDWYGGTLPDPTTLIS; translated from the coding sequence ATGCCCGTCCCCTCCGCCCCCGACGCCGTCCCCGCCGCCCTGCCGCACCTGACCCTCGCCCGCGAGGCCCTGGACCGGTCCGGTGCCGAGCGCGAGGACCCGGGGCTGCTCGGCCGCCTCGCCGCGGATCCCGCCACGGGCGTCCTGCACCTCGTCGGCGGCCGCGCCCCCGTCCGGGACGGCGCGCTGGTCCTCGTCCCGCCGGCCGGGCCCTTCCCGCCCGAGGCCGTGTTCCTGGGCCGCCGCCTGACCGACGCCGCGGCCCCCTCCGCCGCCGGCCGCCCGCTCGTGCTCGTCGCGCGCGAGTCGGCGCCTGGGTCGTCCGGGGACGGCGGGCCGACGCGGCCAGCCGAGCCGACCGACGCCCCGACCCGCGACCCCTTGGCCGGGGCGGCCTGGCTGGGGCTGAGGGACGTGGCCGCGGGCCTGTCCGACGCCGACACGGGCCTGTTCGTGGAGGCCGTCGCGATCGCCAACTGGCACGCAGGCCACGGGTTCTGCTCTCGGTGCGGCGGCCGCACGGACACGGAGTCCGCGGGCTGGGTGCGCCGCTGTCGGGACTGCTCGGCCCGGCACTTCCCCCGCACCGACCCCGCGGTGATCATGGCGGTCATGGACGACCAGGACCGGATCCTCCTCGGCTCGAACGCGGCCTGGCCGGCGGGTCGGCACTCGTGCCTGGCCGGGTTCGTGGAGCCGGGCGAGTCCCTCGAGCACGCCGTCGCGCGGGAGGTCCTCGAGGAGGCGGGCATCGTCGTCGTGGACGCGGCGTACCGAGGCTCCCAGCCGTGGCCGTTCCCGCGCTCGCTCATGGTGGGCTACCGGGCGCACGCCCTGCCGGGTCAGGAGCCGGTGGCCGACGGCCACGAGATCCGCTCGGTGCGCTGGTTCACGCGCGACGAGCTCGCGGCCGAGGTCCGGGCGGGCGCCGTGACCCTGCCGGGGGCCGTGTCCATCGCGCGGGCCCTGATCGAGGATTGGTACGGTGGGACGCTGCCGGATCCGACCACGCTGATCTCCTGA
- a CDS encoding ATP-dependent helicase yields MASLSSPVPLRPAPVDAGPRVDVSRAVHSPQDIAARLGVFPPTDEQVEVIAAPLTPRLVVAGAGSGKTATMSDRVVWLVANGFVRPDQVLGVTFTRKAAGELAHRINAKVDALLRSGLPIPGFEGEPEDLGRASVSTYHSYAGALVRDYGLRIGVEPEARPLGEADAHRLMSAVAASHPIVADGLRVSASTLVAAALRLSGDLAEHLVEPAQVRAHLRERIAVGEALELPPRMKEPSDEIVEFFAGLETRVLMADLVERYTQAKAERGVMDFGDLLRHAARVAREIPAAGRAERERFPVVLLDEFQDTSHAQMEIFRGLFGPESTDLDAPGLGHCVTAVGDPHQSIYGFRGASAGQLFTFPSAFPRLGELPGGAPGRVNADVSHLTVAWRNDEAILAAANAVVAELNAHAADAGTPLELKPLRPRPGAGTGEVRVDRHVSAQDEAEALVARLAALGEDPATADLSRAVLCRARTQFGPVLDALEAAGVPYEVLGLSGLLSLPEIAEVLSVLHVLADPGRSDHLVRVLAGPRYRIGPADLELLHERARFVSRLRRRAAAHEPLDPATAVEAPDVSADEDADAPALLEALDSLPGESTVWTGSHGRPFSAEGLRRLRAANAELRRLSAWAGADPADLIGEVVREIGLDVELALRPGPSAASARRHLDAFQDAARGFAAGDGAPADLPAFLAWTEAVEEHEKGLGIASADPAPGVVQVLTAHASKGLEWDVVAVPGLQTGTFPTARPDRWTSGGTGMLPWALRGDAASLPQWDGSWAENRRDWVQSAGTGYSSKTAAATNPAPYGDAVADHAAREERRLAYVAFTRARSALWLSTSHWKGTAKKPVDPSPFLVEAAALAGEVPGVVLGEEPAPEELGEANPTAERTLVAWWPADPLEGPEAFEADGEDLDDEAAWTPLPRRTRPRRARVENAARQVAAADPAALAEDTDLARALDWVLLRRRRVGAAADGVALPEHLSVSLYGELAADPQAVADQLRRPMPRPPAHAARRGTAFHAWLEQRFDATGMLDIDESDDAADAWVEDALDLAPMQEWFLASRWADRVPAFVETAVETTLAGITLRGRIDAVFRTGARPGMPFDPEADWELVDWKTGRVPGGAELRRKALQLAVYRLAWSRLHGIPLERIRASFVYVAAGQERVFDDLPGEEELEAIVTAAVAGPGATSSGEVSPPDAAR; encoded by the coding sequence ATGGCATCGCTGAGCTCCCCGGTCCCGCTGCGCCCCGCCCCGGTCGACGCCGGGCCCCGGGTCGACGTGTCCCGCGCCGTCCACAGCCCGCAGGACATCGCCGCGCGGCTGGGCGTGTTCCCGCCCACCGACGAGCAGGTGGAGGTGATCGCCGCCCCGCTGACCCCGCGGCTCGTCGTCGCCGGCGCCGGCTCAGGGAAGACCGCCACCATGTCCGACCGGGTCGTCTGGCTGGTGGCCAACGGCTTCGTCCGCCCGGACCAGGTCCTCGGCGTGACGTTCACCCGCAAGGCCGCCGGTGAGCTCGCCCACCGCATCAACGCCAAGGTGGACGCACTGCTGCGGTCCGGCCTGCCCATCCCCGGGTTCGAGGGCGAGCCCGAGGACCTGGGGCGGGCCTCCGTGTCCACGTACCACTCGTACGCCGGCGCCCTCGTCCGGGACTACGGCCTGCGCATCGGCGTGGAGCCCGAGGCCCGCCCGCTCGGGGAGGCGGACGCCCACCGGCTCATGTCGGCCGTGGCCGCCTCCCACCCGATCGTCGCGGACGGCCTGCGCGTCTCGGCGTCCACCCTCGTCGCGGCCGCGCTGCGGCTGTCCGGCGACCTCGCCGAGCACCTCGTGGAGCCCGCGCAGGTGCGGGCCCACCTGCGGGAGCGGATCGCCGTGGGCGAGGCCCTGGAGCTGCCCCCGCGCATGAAGGAGCCCTCCGACGAGATCGTCGAGTTCTTCGCCGGCCTCGAGACCCGGGTCCTCATGGCCGACCTGGTCGAGCGCTACACCCAGGCCAAGGCCGAGCGCGGCGTCATGGACTTCGGAGACCTGCTCCGCCACGCCGCCCGGGTGGCACGGGAGATCCCCGCCGCCGGGCGGGCGGAGCGGGAGCGGTTCCCCGTGGTCCTGCTGGACGAGTTCCAGGACACCTCCCACGCGCAGATGGAGATCTTCCGCGGGCTCTTCGGCCCCGAGTCCACGGACCTCGACGCCCCCGGGCTGGGCCACTGCGTCACCGCGGTCGGTGACCCTCACCAGTCCATCTACGGGTTCCGCGGCGCGTCCGCCGGCCAGCTGTTCACCTTCCCCTCGGCGTTCCCCCGCCTCGGCGAGCTGCCCGGCGGCGCCCCCGGCCGGGTCAACGCGGACGTCTCCCACCTCACGGTCGCCTGGCGCAACGACGAGGCGATCCTCGCGGCCGCGAACGCCGTGGTCGCGGAGCTCAACGCCCACGCCGCCGACGCCGGCACACCCCTCGAGCTCAAGCCGCTGCGGCCGCGGCCCGGCGCCGGGACGGGCGAGGTGCGCGTGGACCGCCACGTGAGCGCGCAGGACGAGGCGGAGGCGCTCGTCGCACGCCTGGCGGCCCTCGGCGAGGACCCCGCCACGGCGGATCTCAGCCGCGCCGTGCTCTGCCGCGCCCGGACCCAGTTCGGGCCCGTCCTCGACGCCCTCGAGGCCGCCGGTGTGCCGTACGAGGTGCTGGGGCTGTCGGGGCTGCTCTCCCTCCCGGAGATCGCCGAGGTGCTCTCCGTGCTCCATGTCCTCGCGGATCCGGGCCGCAGCGACCACCTCGTCCGCGTCCTGGCCGGCCCCCGGTACCGGATCGGCCCGGCGGACCTCGAGCTGCTCCACGAGCGGGCGCGGTTCGTCAGCCGGCTGCGCCGCCGCGCGGCCGCCCACGAGCCGCTCGACCCGGCGACCGCGGTCGAGGCGCCGGACGTCAGCGCGGACGAGGACGCCGACGCCCCGGCCCTGCTGGAGGCCCTGGACTCCCTGCCCGGGGAGTCCACCGTCTGGACCGGCTCCCACGGCCGGCCCTTCTCCGCCGAGGGACTGCGCCGCCTGCGCGCGGCCAACGCGGAGCTGCGCCGCCTCTCGGCCTGGGCCGGGGCGGACCCGGCCGACCTCATCGGGGAGGTCGTCCGGGAGATCGGCCTGGACGTCGAGCTCGCACTGCGCCCCGGCCCGTCAGCCGCCTCCGCGCGCCGCCACCTCGACGCCTTCCAGGACGCCGCCCGGGGCTTCGCCGCCGGCGACGGCGCCCCCGCCGACCTGCCGGCGTTCCTCGCATGGACGGAGGCCGTGGAGGAGCACGAGAAGGGCCTCGGCATCGCGTCGGCGGACCCCGCCCCCGGCGTGGTCCAGGTGCTCACGGCCCACGCGTCCAAGGGACTCGAGTGGGACGTGGTGGCCGTGCCGGGCCTCCAGACGGGCACCTTCCCCACCGCGCGTCCGGACCGCTGGACCAGCGGGGGGACCGGCATGCTGCCGTGGGCCCTGCGCGGCGACGCCGCCTCCCTCCCGCAGTGGGACGGCTCCTGGGCCGAGAACCGGCGCGACTGGGTGCAGTCCGCCGGGACGGGCTACTCCTCCAAGACGGCGGCCGCCACGAACCCGGCCCCCTACGGGGACGCCGTCGCGGACCACGCCGCCCGCGAGGAGCGGCGCCTGGCGTACGTCGCGTTCACCCGCGCCCGGTCGGCCCTCTGGCTGAGCACGTCCCACTGGAAGGGCACGGCCAAGAAGCCGGTGGACCCCTCGCCCTTCCTCGTGGAGGCGGCCGCGCTGGCCGGGGAGGTGCCCGGCGTCGTGCTGGGGGAGGAGCCCGCGCCGGAGGAGCTGGGCGAGGCCAACCCCACGGCCGAGCGCACGCTGGTCGCCTGGTGGCCGGCGGACCCCCTCGAGGGACCCGAGGCCTTCGAGGCCGACGGCGAGGACCTCGACGACGAGGCCGCGTGGACCCCGCTGCCCCGCCGCACCCGCCCCCGCCGGGCCCGTGTGGAGAACGCCGCCCGCCAGGTCGCCGCCGCGGACCCCGCGGCCCTGGCCGAGGACACCGACCTGGCGCGGGCGCTGGACTGGGTGCTGCTGCGCCGCCGGCGCGTCGGCGCGGCCGCGGACGGCGTGGCCCTGCCGGAGCACCTCTCGGTGTCCCTCTACGGGGAGCTCGCGGCCGACCCCCAGGCCGTCGCGGACCAGCTGCGCCGGCCCATGCCGCGGCCGCCGGCCCACGCGGCCCGCCGCGGCACCGCCTTCCACGCCTGGCTCGAGCAGCGCTTCGACGCCACCGGCATGCTGGACATCGACGAGTCCGACGACGCCGCCGACGCCTGGGTCGAGGACGCCCTGGACCTGGCGCCGATGCAGGAGTGGTTCCTCGCCTCCCGGTGGGCCGACCGGGTGCCCGCGTTCGTCGAGACCGCCGTGGAGACAACTCTCGCCGGGATCACCCTCCGCGGGCGCATCGACGCGGTGTTCCGCACGGGCGCCCGCCCGGGCATGCCCTTCGACCCCGAGGCCGACTGGGAGCTGGTCGACTGGAAGACCGGCCGCGTGCCGGGTGGGGCGGAGCTGCGCCGCAAGGCCCTGCAGCTGGCGGTGTACCGCCTGGCGTGGTCCCGCCTGCACGGCATCCCCCTGGAGCGCATCCGGGCGAGCTTCGTGTACGTGGCCGCGGGCCAGGAGCGGGTCTTCGACGACCTGCCCGGGGAGGAGGAGTTGGAGGCGATCGTCACCGCGGCCGTCGCGGGCCCGGGCGCCACCTCGTCCGGCGAGGTCAGTCCACCGGACGCAGCACGCTGA